One stretch of Bradyrhizobium canariense DNA includes these proteins:
- a CDS encoding dicarboxylate/amino acid:cation symporter, which yields MSNRFTQYILIAMVLGVVMGALIFNYMPDTRADIAADVNLIAMLFLRLIKMIIAPLVFATLVGGIAHMGSGARLGRIFAKTMGWFVSASFVSLLLGLVMVNLLQPGANFPGTLPDKAQSTGLPTSAFSIEKFLTHLIPTSIADAMAQNEILQIVVFAVFFSVALGALPERSKQLLSLIDDLGHVMLKVTSYVMNFAPIAVWAAITATVAKNGLAVLWKLVVFMGGFYLSLMILWGILVLVGFVAIGPRYSHLLRLIREPLMIAFSTASSEAAYPKTLEGLNRFGASSRISSFVLPLGYSFNLDGTMMYCTFASIFIAQSYHIEMSLGTQFAMLATLMITSKGVAGVPRASLVVIASTLGQFGIPEAGLLMIMGIDTFLDMGRSATNVIGNSLATAVVAKWEGELAPEHALGPDDVVPPTMIPGEIPAMAGH from the coding sequence ATGTCCAACAGGTTTACGCAGTACATCCTGATCGCGATGGTGCTTGGCGTCGTGATGGGCGCGCTGATTTTTAATTACATGCCCGACACACGGGCTGACATCGCGGCCGACGTAAACCTGATAGCGATGCTGTTCCTGCGGCTGATCAAGATGATCATCGCGCCGCTGGTGTTTGCGACGCTGGTCGGCGGCATCGCCCATATGGGCAGCGGCGCCAGGCTCGGGCGCATCTTCGCAAAGACCATGGGCTGGTTCGTCAGCGCCTCCTTCGTGTCGCTGCTGCTGGGGCTGGTGATGGTCAATCTGCTGCAGCCCGGAGCTAATTTTCCCGGCACCCTGCCGGACAAGGCGCAATCGACCGGCCTGCCGACCTCGGCGTTCTCGATCGAGAAATTCCTGACCCATTTGATCCCGACCTCGATCGCGGACGCGATGGCGCAGAACGAAATCCTGCAGATCGTGGTATTCGCGGTGTTCTTCTCGGTCGCGCTCGGCGCGCTGCCGGAGCGTTCCAAGCAATTGCTTTCGCTGATCGATGACCTCGGCCACGTCATGCTGAAGGTGACGAGCTATGTGATGAATTTCGCGCCGATCGCGGTCTGGGCGGCGATCACGGCGACGGTGGCGAAGAACGGTCTTGCCGTATTGTGGAAGCTCGTCGTCTTCATGGGCGGCTTCTACCTGTCGCTGATGATCCTGTGGGGCATCCTCGTCCTGGTCGGCTTCGTGGCGATCGGGCCGAGATACAGCCATTTGCTGCGGCTGATCCGCGAACCGCTGATGATCGCGTTCTCGACGGCGAGTTCGGAAGCGGCCTATCCCAAGACGCTCGAAGGCCTCAATCGCTTCGGCGCATCGTCGCGCATATCGAGTTTCGTGCTGCCGCTCGGCTATTCCTTCAATCTCGACGGCACGATGATGTACTGCACGTTTGCCAGCATCTTCATCGCGCAGTCCTATCACATCGAGATGTCGCTCGGGACGCAGTTCGCGATGCTGGCGACGCTGATGATCACCTCGAAAGGTGTCGCCGGCGTTCCCCGCGCATCGCTGGTGGTGATTGCCTCGACACTGGGTCAGTTCGGCATTCCCGAGGCGGGCCTGTTGATGATCATGGGCATCGATACCTTCCTCGACATGGGCCGCAGCGCCACCAATGTGATCGGCAACTCGCTTGCCACCGCCGTCGTGGCGAAGTGGGAAGGCGAGCTGGCGCCCGAGCATGCGCTCGGGCCCGATGACGTGGTGCCGCCAACGATGATTCCCGGCGAGATCCCCGCAATGGCCGGCCATTGA
- a CDS encoding amino acid ABC transporter substrate-binding protein, with amino-acid sequence MRQMWRRSSLAGGLLLAACLLTTAAGAQTDGEGLSPTLANIKNTHVVHLGYRESSPPFSFLDQANRPIGYSLELCEAVVDEIGVEVDDPGLKIEYVKVTSDDRIPAVLQGKVDLECGSTTANAERAKQVAFSPLMFVAGTKLMVPKASGISGAADLKGKTVVVTKGTTNEQAIHAVDKKLGLGLNIVVSPDHEQSYQMLADGKADAFATDDILLYGLIARHKSQDKFRVTGDYLSYDPYGIMFRKGEPQLTAVVERTFRKLGTNHDLIPLYNKWFVARLPTGEKMNVAISPQLEDAFKVLDDSEGAN; translated from the coding sequence ATGCGCCAGATGTGGAGGAGATCGTCCTTGGCCGGCGGCCTATTGTTGGCCGCGTGTCTGCTGACAACGGCAGCGGGAGCCCAGACCGACGGTGAAGGGCTAAGCCCGACGCTCGCCAATATCAAGAATACGCATGTCGTGCATCTCGGTTATCGCGAGAGCTCGCCGCCGTTCTCGTTTCTCGACCAGGCCAACCGGCCGATCGGATACAGCCTCGAACTTTGCGAGGCGGTTGTCGACGAAATCGGTGTCGAGGTCGATGATCCCGGCCTGAAGATAGAATATGTCAAGGTGACATCGGACGACCGCATCCCGGCGGTGCTGCAAGGCAAGGTCGATCTCGAATGCGGATCGACCACGGCCAATGCGGAGCGTGCCAAACAGGTCGCGTTCTCGCCCCTGATGTTCGTGGCCGGCACCAAGCTGATGGTGCCGAAGGCGTCGGGGATTTCCGGAGCGGCGGATTTGAAGGGCAAGACCGTGGTGGTGACCAAAGGCACCACCAACGAGCAGGCCATACATGCCGTCGACAAGAAGCTCGGGCTTGGTCTCAACATCGTGGTGTCGCCGGATCACGAGCAATCCTATCAGATGCTCGCAGACGGAAAGGCCGATGCGTTCGCGACCGACGATATCCTGCTCTACGGGCTGATCGCGCGGCACAAGTCGCAGGACAAGTTCCGTGTCACCGGCGACTATCTGTCGTACGACCCCTATGGCATCATGTTCCGCAAGGGCGAGCCCCAGCTTACAGCCGTGGTGGAACGGACCTTCCGCAAGCTCGGCACCAATCACGACCTGATCCCGCTTTACAACAAATGGTTCGTCGCGCGGCTGCCGACCGGCGAGAAGATGAACGTCGCGATCTCGCCGCAGCTCGAGGACGCCTTCAAGGTGCTCGACGACAGCGAGGGTGCGAACTGA